Proteins from one Mycobacterium sp. SMC-2 genomic window:
- a CDS encoding acyltransferase, protein MTSMWGAPVHRRWRGSNLRDPRQAKFLTLASLKWVLRNRAYTPWYLVRYWRLLKFKLANPHIITRGMVFLGKDVEIHATPELAQLEIGRWVHIGDKNTIRAHEGSLRFGDKVVLGRDNVINAYLDIELGDSVLMADWCYVCDFDHRMDNIHMPIKDQGIVKSPVRIGPDTWVGVKVTVLRGTAVGRGCVLGSHAVVRGVIPDYSIAVGAPAKVVKNRQLAWESSAAQRAELAAALADIERKKAAR, encoded by the coding sequence ATGACGAGCATGTGGGGCGCGCCGGTCCATCGCCGTTGGCGTGGATCGAACCTGCGGGACCCGCGTCAGGCCAAGTTCCTCACGCTGGCCTCGCTGAAATGGGTGCTGCGCAACCGCGCGTACACCCCGTGGTACCTGGTGCGCTATTGGCGGCTGCTGAAGTTCAAGCTGGCCAACCCGCACATCATCACCCGCGGGATGGTGTTTTTGGGCAAGGACGTGGAGATTCACGCGACGCCCGAACTGGCGCAGCTGGAAATCGGCCGGTGGGTGCACATCGGCGACAAGAACACCATTCGCGCGCACGAGGGTTCGCTGCGGTTCGGCGACAAGGTGGTTCTGGGCCGCGACAACGTCATCAACGCCTACCTCGACATCGAGCTCGGCGATTCGGTGCTGATGGCCGACTGGTGCTACGTCTGCGACTTCGACCACCGCATGGACAACATCCACATGCCGATCAAGGACCAGGGCATCGTCAAGTCCCCGGTGCGGATCGGGCCCGACACCTGGGTGGGGGTGAAGGTGACGGTGCTGCGCGGCACGGCCGTCGGCCGCGGCTGCGTGCTGGGGTCGCACGCGGTAGTCCGCGGTGTGATCCCCGATTACTCGATCGCCGTCGGTGCGCCGGCCAAGGTGGTCAAGAACCGCCAGCTCGCCTGGGAGAGTTCGGCCGCCCAGCGGGCGGAACTGGCGGCCGCCCTGGCCGACATCGAACGCAAGAAGGCCGCCCGTTGA
- a CDS encoding MMPL family transporter codes for MVWDGVAAAVTGRRSWLFALGAILLGAVFVAAVGPNAAAGQAPLSVPTGSDSARVDALARQFPGGDRVPLIVVVSRTDGAALGPADVAAAQAAGDRTRAAAQPGGAAGAPAQVSADGKAAISVVSVSADLSGLALTDAVAGLRKAASTGLPAKLRVHVTGGPAFGADIAGAFTDANVTLLAVTASVVALLLIATYRSPVLWLVPLLVVGFADRVAAAVGTAVATLTGLSFDGGTSGITSVLVFGAGTNYALLLISRYRQELRRHREHRDALRRAVRMAGPAIVASNATVVLALLTLLFASTPSTRSLGALAACGLVVAAVSALVILPPLLALCGRRLFWPFVPHPEDSPSVDSGAWQRIGEWVNRRPALVAAVAVATLAVLATGLLGTRIGLSQTEQFRVHADSVKGYDIVAAHFPAGLANPTLVVAPAASTVPQAIRATPGVVSATESGRSPSALTRWSVVIDAPPSSDRAFAIVAALRDTTTSASSSALVGGADAQALDVRNAATHDRHLLIPAILAVILVVLYVLLRSALAPPTLLAATILGALAALGMGGWASGHVFGFPALDNSTPLFAFLFLAALGVDYTIFLVTRAREESTRRGSRAGMVAAVSATGGVITSAGIVLAAVFCVLGVLPLIVLTQLGIIVGLGILLDTFVVRTLVIPALFALLGDRIWWPAAPKAPESVAAQFEAQHERSTP; via the coding sequence GTGGTGTGGGACGGGGTGGCCGCGGCCGTGACGGGTCGGCGCTCGTGGTTGTTCGCCCTGGGTGCCATCCTGCTCGGCGCCGTTTTCGTGGCGGCGGTGGGCCCCAACGCGGCCGCCGGACAGGCGCCGCTGTCGGTGCCGACCGGGTCGGATTCGGCCAGGGTCGACGCCTTGGCACGCCAATTCCCCGGCGGGGACCGCGTGCCGCTGATCGTGGTGGTCAGCCGCACCGACGGCGCTGCGCTGGGTCCCGCCGATGTCGCCGCCGCGCAGGCGGCCGGCGACCGCACGCGGGCCGCCGCCCAGCCGGGTGGGGCCGCAGGCGCGCCGGCGCAGGTGTCGGCCGACGGCAAGGCGGCCATATCGGTGGTGTCGGTCAGCGCCGACCTGTCCGGGCTTGCCCTGACCGACGCGGTCGCCGGCCTGCGCAAAGCCGCCTCCACCGGTCTGCCGGCGAAGCTGCGGGTGCACGTCACCGGCGGCCCGGCGTTCGGGGCGGACATCGCCGGCGCGTTCACCGATGCGAACGTCACCCTGCTCGCGGTGACGGCATCGGTGGTGGCGCTGCTGCTGATCGCCACCTACCGCTCCCCGGTGCTGTGGCTGGTGCCGCTGCTGGTGGTCGGGTTCGCCGATCGGGTCGCCGCCGCGGTGGGTACCGCGGTGGCGACGCTGACCGGGTTGAGCTTCGACGGCGGCACGTCCGGGATCACCAGCGTGCTGGTCTTCGGCGCGGGCACCAACTACGCGCTGCTGCTGATTTCCCGATACCGGCAGGAGCTTCGGCGTCATCGCGAGCATCGGGACGCGTTGCGCCGTGCGGTGCGGATGGCCGGTCCGGCGATCGTCGCCAGCAATGCCACCGTGGTGCTGGCGTTGCTCACCTTGCTCTTCGCCTCGACCCCGAGCACGCGCAGTCTGGGCGCGCTGGCCGCGTGCGGACTGGTGGTCGCCGCGGTGTCGGCCCTGGTGATACTTCCCCCGCTGCTGGCGCTGTGCGGCCGGCGATTGTTCTGGCCCTTCGTCCCCCACCCCGAAGACAGCCCCAGCGTGGATTCCGGTGCCTGGCAACGCATCGGCGAATGGGTGAACCGGCGTCCGGCACTGGTCGCGGCTGTCGCTGTCGCGACGCTGGCGGTGCTTGCCACCGGCCTGCTGGGCACGCGCATCGGTTTGTCGCAGACCGAGCAGTTCCGCGTCCACGCGGATTCGGTCAAAGGTTACGACATTGTGGCAGCGCATTTTCCGGCCGGCCTGGCCAATCCCACACTGGTCGTCGCCCCCGCCGCTTCGACGGTGCCGCAAGCCATCAGGGCTACCCCGGGGGTGGTATCGGCGACCGAGTCGGGCCGCTCGCCGTCGGCGTTGACGAGGTGGTCGGTAGTGATCGATGCCCCGCCGTCTTCCGATCGGGCTTTCGCCATCGTTGCGGCGCTGCGTGATACGACGACGTCGGCCAGCTCCTCGGCGCTCGTCGGTGGGGCGGATGCGCAGGCGCTCGACGTCCGCAACGCGGCCACCCACGACCGGCATCTGCTGATCCCGGCGATTCTTGCAGTCATCCTGGTCGTCCTCTACGTCTTGCTGCGCTCCGCACTCGCGCCGCCCACACTGCTGGCGGCAACGATCCTCGGAGCACTGGCCGCGCTGGGCATGGGCGGCTGGGCCAGCGGCCATGTGTTCGGCTTCCCGGCGCTGGACAACAGCACCCCGCTCTTCGCCTTCCTGTTCCTGGCCGCCCTCGGCGTGGACTACACGATCTTTCTGGTCACCCGTGCCCGCGAGGAGTCCACCCGGCGCGGGTCACGCGCGGGCATGGTCGCCGCGGTGTCGGCCACCGGCGGCGTCATCACCAGTGCGGGAATCGTTTTGGCCGCTGTCTTCTGCGTGCTGGGCGTGTTGCCGCTGATCGTGCTGACCCAGCTGGGCATCATCGTCGGCCTGGGCATCCTGCTGGACACCTTCGTGGTCCGCACACTGGTCATCCCGGCGTTGTTCGCGCTTCTCGGCGACCGCATCTGGTGGCCCGCCGCGCCGAAGGCCCCCGAATCCGTTGCAGCACAATTCGAAGCTCAACACGAACGGAGCACCCCATGA
- a CDS encoding deoxyribodipyrimidine photo-lyase: MPSLLWFRRDLRLGDHPALNAAAGDGEVLACFVLDPKLEASSGPRRLQFLGDSLRRLREDLAGRLLVARGQPDLLIPRIAKEVGASAVHVSEDFAPYGKRRDERVRAALGSVPLVATGSPYLVSPGRVVKKDGSPYQVFTPFLRQWREAGWRAPVKSRAGSAHWLDPAQLPIEPAEIPDPGAALDVVAGEAAARKRWKSFVANGLQRYDEERDRPDLHGTSRMSAHLKFGCIHPRSMVADLDLHQRGAQAYLRELAFRDFYADVLHHRPASAWRNWNSQFDGIRTDSGADAKRRFESWKAGETGFPMVDAGMRQLRETGFMHNRVRMIVASFLVKDLHLPWQWGAAWFLDQLVDGDIANNQHGWQWCAGCGTDAAPYFRVFNPTTQGEKFDPSGDYIRRWVPELRSVDDPHLRKGERPAGYPTPIVDHAAERAEALRRYQSI, encoded by the coding sequence ATGCCGTCGCTCTTATGGTTTCGTCGCGACTTGCGGTTGGGCGACCATCCGGCGCTGAATGCCGCGGCCGGCGACGGGGAAGTACTCGCCTGTTTCGTGCTCGATCCGAAGCTCGAGGCTTCCTCCGGTCCGCGCCGGCTTCAGTTCCTGGGCGATTCGCTGCGACGGCTGCGCGAGGACCTGGCTGGCCGGCTACTGGTGGCCCGTGGGCAGCCCGACCTGCTGATCCCGCGCATCGCCAAGGAGGTTGGCGCGTCGGCGGTGCACGTCTCCGAGGATTTCGCGCCGTACGGCAAGCGCCGTGACGAACGGGTCCGTGCCGCATTGGGTTCCGTCCCCCTGGTGGCCACGGGATCGCCGTACCTGGTCTCGCCGGGCCGGGTCGTCAAAAAGGACGGGTCCCCCTACCAGGTGTTCACGCCGTTTCTGCGCCAATGGCGCGAGGCCGGCTGGCGGGCTCCGGTCAAATCGCGCGCCGGGTCCGCGCACTGGCTCGATCCGGCGCAGCTGCCGATCGAGCCGGCCGAGATTCCCGATCCCGGGGCCGCGCTCGACGTCGTGGCCGGTGAGGCGGCGGCCCGCAAGCGGTGGAAGTCGTTCGTCGCCAACGGATTACAGCGTTACGACGAGGAACGCGACCGGCCCGACCTGCACGGCACCAGCCGGATGTCGGCGCACCTCAAGTTCGGCTGCATCCATCCGCGCAGCATGGTCGCCGACCTGGATCTGCATCAACGCGGGGCGCAGGCCTACCTGCGCGAGTTGGCGTTTCGCGACTTCTACGCCGATGTGCTGCATCACCGACCGGCCAGCGCCTGGCGCAACTGGAACAGCCAGTTCGACGGCATCCGCACCGACAGCGGTGCCGACGCGAAACGCCGCTTCGAGTCCTGGAAAGCCGGCGAAACCGGCTTCCCGATGGTCGACGCCGGCATGCGCCAACTGCGCGAGACCGGCTTCATGCACAACCGGGTGCGGATGATCGTCGCATCGTTCTTGGTCAAAGACCTGCACCTGCCCTGGCAGTGGGGCGCCGCGTGGTTCCTGGACCAACTGGTCGACGGCGACATCGCGAACAACCAGCACGGCTGGCAGTGGTGCGCGGGCTGCGGTACCGACGCCGCGCCGTACTTTCGGGTGTTCAACCCGACCACCCAGGGCGAAAAGTTCGACCCGTCCGGGGACTACATCCGGCGGTGGGTGCCCGAGCTGCGCTCGGTCGACGATCCGCACCTGCGCAAGGGTGAACGGCCGGCCGGCTACCCAACCCCGATCGTCGACCACGCTGCCGAGCGCGCCGAAGCGCTGCGGCGATACCAGAGCATCTGA
- a CDS encoding DUF4333 domain-containing protein: MTHFLVRTLLASGAAAGLLAGVNACSCSIGSSHSVSKSDVAGQITSKMTDAAGNKPDSVNCPSDLPAKVGAQLNCEMKVKNQTFNVNVTVTSVNGKDVKFDMVETVDKNQVASIISSKLAQQVGRQPDSVTCPDNLKGVQGATLRCQLVDGSDKYGIAVTVTNVDAGDVNFDFKVDDHPEPS; the protein is encoded by the coding sequence ATGACACACTTCCTCGTTCGGACATTGCTGGCCTCCGGTGCCGCCGCGGGATTGCTGGCCGGCGTGAACGCCTGTTCATGTTCGATCGGCTCGTCGCACTCGGTCAGCAAGAGCGATGTCGCCGGCCAGATCACCTCGAAGATGACCGACGCCGCCGGCAACAAGCCCGATTCGGTGAACTGCCCCAGCGACCTGCCCGCCAAGGTTGGGGCGCAACTCAATTGCGAGATGAAGGTCAAAAACCAGACGTTCAATGTCAACGTGACCGTGACGAGCGTGAACGGCAAAGACGTCAAGTTCGACATGGTGGAGACGGTCGACAAGAACCAGGTCGCCAGCATCATCAGCAGCAAGCTGGCCCAGCAGGTGGGCAGACAACCGGACTCGGTGACCTGCCCCGACAACCTGAAGGGCGTTCAGGGCGCGACGCTACGGTGCCAACTGGTGGACGGCAGCGACAAGTACGGCATAGCGGTGACCGTCACCAACGTCGACGCCGGCGACGTCAACTTCGACTTCAAGGTCGACGACCACCCCGAACCGAGCTAG
- a CDS encoding class I SAM-dependent methyltransferase, with product MTTSSTDAVPNPHATAEQVEAARHDSKLAQVLYHDWEAESYDDKWSISYDQRCVDYARDCFDAIVPDGVLRELPYDRALELGCGTGFFLLNLIQSGVARRGSVTDLSPGMVKVATRNGQSLGLDIDGRVADAEGIPYEDNTFDLVVGHAVLHHIPDVELALREVVRVLRPGGRFVFAGEPTTVGDTYARTLSTLTWRIATNVTKLPGLEGWRRPQAELDESSRAAALEALVDLHTFTPGDLERMAGKAGAAEVQTATVEFTAAMLGWPLRTFECAVPPGRLGWGWAKFAFNSWKTLSWLDANVLRHVAPKGWFYNVMITGVKPS from the coding sequence ATGACGACGAGTTCGACCGATGCCGTTCCCAACCCGCATGCCACGGCCGAGCAGGTGGAGGCCGCCCGGCACGACAGCAAGCTGGCCCAGGTCCTCTACCACGACTGGGAGGCCGAGTCGTATGACGACAAGTGGTCGATCTCGTACGACCAGCGCTGCGTGGACTATGCCCGGGATTGCTTCGACGCCATCGTGCCCGACGGGGTGCTTCGCGAACTGCCCTACGACCGGGCCCTCGAATTGGGCTGCGGCACCGGGTTTTTCCTGCTGAACCTGATCCAGTCCGGGGTGGCCCGGCGCGGATCGGTCACCGACCTGTCGCCCGGCATGGTCAAGGTTGCCACCCGCAACGGGCAGTCGCTGGGGCTGGACATCGACGGCCGGGTCGCCGACGCCGAGGGAATCCCCTACGAGGACAACACCTTCGACCTGGTCGTCGGGCACGCCGTGCTCCACCACATCCCCGACGTCGAGCTGGCGCTGCGCGAGGTCGTCCGGGTGCTGCGACCGGGCGGCCGGTTCGTCTTCGCCGGCGAGCCGACCACAGTCGGGGACACCTACGCCCGCACGTTGTCCACCTTGACCTGGCGCATCGCGACCAACGTCACCAAGTTGCCCGGTCTGGAGGGCTGGCGACGACCACAGGCCGAACTCGACGAGTCCTCCCGCGCCGCCGCGCTGGAGGCCCTCGTCGACCTGCACACCTTCACCCCGGGCGACCTGGAGCGGATGGCCGGCAAGGCTGGTGCGGCCGAAGTGCAAACGGCCACAGTGGAATTCACCGCCGCGATGCTGGGCTGGCCGCTGCGCACCTTCGAATGCGCGGTGCCGCCCGGGCGGCTCGGCTGGGGCTGGGCGAAGTTCGCGTTCAACAGCTGGAAGACGCTCAGCTGGCTGGACGCCAACGTCCTGCGGCACGTGGCGCCGAAGGGCTGGTTCTACAACGTGATGATCACCGGGGTCAAACCCTCCTGA
- a CDS encoding esterase, protein MRYLIAAVVLASVALLGWPAGAAPPSCASLGGTIEAGQICRVRATGPTYTLDLAFPADYPDEQALSDYITQNRDGFVNVAQSSGPRDQPYQLEATTEQRSSGQPPRNTRSVVLKFFQDLGGAHPSIWYKAFNYNLGTKQPITFDSLFAPGTAPLDGIFPIVQRDLERQTPLGAAILPSTGHDPTHYQNFAITDDQLIFYFAPGELLPAFAGPAQAQVPRNAIPPLAI, encoded by the coding sequence ATGCGTTATCTGATCGCGGCCGTGGTGCTCGCATCGGTGGCCCTGTTGGGCTGGCCGGCGGGCGCCGCCCCACCGTCGTGTGCGAGCTTGGGCGGCACCATCGAGGCCGGCCAGATCTGTCGCGTGCGCGCCACCGGCCCCACCTACACGCTCGACCTGGCGTTTCCCGCCGACTATCCCGACGAGCAAGCGCTGAGCGACTACATCACGCAGAACCGGGACGGTTTCGTCAACGTCGCACAGAGTTCCGGGCCGCGCGATCAGCCCTATCAATTGGAGGCGACCACCGAGCAACGCAGCTCCGGTCAGCCGCCGCGCAACACCCGCAGCGTGGTGCTCAAATTCTTCCAGGACCTCGGCGGAGCGCACCCCTCGATTTGGTACAAGGCGTTCAACTACAACCTCGGGACGAAGCAGCCCATCACCTTCGACAGTCTGTTTGCCCCGGGGACCGCGCCGCTGGACGGCATCTTCCCGATCGTGCAGCGCGACCTGGAACGCCAAACCCCTTTGGGCGCAGCGATTTTGCCCTCGACGGGGCACGACCCGACGCACTATCAGAACTTCGCCATCACCGACGACCAGCTGATCTTCTACTTCGCGCCCGGTGAACTGCTGCCGGCGTTTGCCGGGCCGGCCCAGGCCCAGGTGCCCCGCAACGCCATTCCGCCGCTGGCGATCTGA
- a CDS encoding THUMP-like domain-containing protein, with translation MTDATRVADVATARARFGDRAAVLVETTLLRRRAAEKLSGLSAEIPVSDWLFTDEALQQATAAPVALHRAGRLAQAGVVVHDVTCSIGTELAALRATGVRAVGSDLDPVRLAMARHNLGEAVLLCRADALAPVTRDAAVLADPARRLGARRRFRIEDYRPGLGALIDTYRHRDLVVKCAPGIDFDDVGRLGFDGEIEVTSYRGSVREACLWPAGLAQRGVRRRASILDHGEQITDGDPDDCPVRPAGRWIVDPDGAVVRAGLVRHYGARHGLWQLDPDIAYLSGDRLPPAVRGFEVLEQLAFDERRLRQALTALDCGTLEFLVRGVRVDPDALRRRMRPRGSRPLSVVITRIGSRAAGRAMAFVCRPSR, from the coding sequence CTGACCGACGCCACCCGGGTCGCCGATGTCGCCACGGCGCGTGCCCGGTTCGGGGACCGCGCGGCGGTGCTGGTGGAGACCACGTTGCTGCGCCGGCGGGCCGCCGAGAAATTGAGCGGGCTGAGCGCCGAGATCCCCGTCTCGGACTGGTTGTTCACCGACGAGGCGCTGCAGCAAGCCACCGCGGCCCCGGTGGCTCTGCACCGCGCCGGGCGGCTCGCGCAGGCGGGAGTCGTGGTGCACGACGTGACCTGTTCGATCGGCACCGAGTTGGCCGCGCTGCGGGCCACCGGGGTTCGAGCGGTCGGCAGCGACCTCGATCCCGTGCGGCTGGCGATGGCCCGGCACAACCTGGGGGAGGCCGTCCTGCTCTGCCGTGCCGACGCGCTCGCCCCGGTGACCCGCGACGCCGCGGTCCTCGCGGACCCGGCGCGGCGTCTCGGCGCGCGGCGCCGCTTCCGCATCGAGGATTACCGGCCGGGCCTGGGCGCCCTGATCGACACCTACCGGCACCGCGACCTCGTCGTAAAGTGTGCCCCCGGAATAGATTTCGACGACGTGGGCCGACTCGGTTTCGATGGCGAGATCGAGGTGACGTCCTATCGCGGCTCGGTGCGGGAGGCGTGCCTGTGGCCGGCCGGGCTCGCGCAGCGCGGCGTCCGCCGGCGGGCCAGCATCCTCGATCACGGCGAGCAGATCACCGACGGCGATCCGGACGACTGCCCGGTGCGGCCGGCCGGGCGGTGGATCGTCGACCCCGACGGCGCGGTGGTCCGCGCCGGGCTGGTGCGCCACTACGGCGCGCGGCACGGGCTGTGGCAGCTCGACCCTGACATCGCCTACCTGTCGGGGGATCGGCTGCCGCCGGCGGTCCGGGGCTTCGAGGTGCTCGAGCAGCTGGCCTTCGATGAGCGACGGCTCCGCCAGGCGCTGACGGCGCTGGACTGCGGAACGCTGGAGTTCCTGGTTCGCGGTGTGCGGGTGGACCCGGACGCGCTGCGGCGGCGGATGCGGCCGCGCGGCAGCCGGCCCCTGTCGGTGGTCATCACCCGCATCGGCTCGCGGGCCGCCGGGCGCGCGATGGCGTTCGTCTGCCGTCCGTCGCGGTAG
- the fni gene encoding type 2 isopentenyl-diphosphate Delta-isomerase — MDIMDARGTAVTVDGAPMTSRKRRHIDVCLGEQVNYEHVTTGLERYELPYNALTQTSLGEIDLSAKFFGANLRAPILIGAMTGGAELSGTINRNLAAAAQRLGIGMMLGSQRIMLDSALGERAAASFAVRDVAPDVLLFGNIGLAQLTPAAVPELAKALDRVGADALAVHTNPLQEAIQRNGDTDFSGSLARLRDTADAIDCPMLLKEVGHGIGGAAAAELVGAEGELPVSGIDVAGAGGTSWSRVEQFVRYGELRYPHLADWGIPTARAIVGVRAVLPEIPLVASGGIRTGMDAAKAIALGADVVAVARPLLPAAIDSAAAVVDWLQPFIDELRVCLHGCGAANLSGLRAVDLTPA; from the coding sequence ATGGACATTATGGATGCGCGGGGGACCGCCGTGACGGTCGACGGGGCGCCGATGACGAGCCGTAAGCGCCGGCACATCGACGTGTGCCTCGGCGAGCAGGTCAACTATGAACATGTCACCACCGGGCTCGAGCGTTACGAATTGCCCTACAACGCCCTGACCCAGACCAGCCTCGGCGAAATCGACCTGTCGGCCAAATTCTTCGGCGCGAACCTGCGCGCCCCGATTCTGATCGGTGCGATGACGGGCGGCGCCGAATTGTCGGGGACCATCAACCGGAATCTCGCCGCGGCCGCGCAACGGCTCGGCATCGGGATGATGCTGGGCTCGCAACGGATAATGCTGGACAGCGCGCTGGGAGAGCGGGCCGCGGCCAGTTTCGCCGTTCGTGACGTGGCCCCGGACGTCTTGCTGTTCGGCAATATCGGCCTGGCCCAGCTGACCCCGGCCGCCGTGCCCGAGCTCGCAAAGGCTCTCGACCGGGTGGGCGCCGATGCGCTTGCGGTGCACACCAATCCATTGCAGGAAGCGATCCAGCGCAACGGTGACACGGACTTCTCCGGCTCGTTGGCCAGGCTGCGGGACACGGCCGACGCGATAGATTGCCCGATGCTGCTCAAGGAGGTCGGCCACGGTATCGGGGGCGCGGCCGCCGCGGAACTGGTTGGCGCCGAAGGAGAACTGCCGGTCTCCGGAATAGACGTCGCGGGCGCGGGCGGCACCTCGTGGTCGCGGGTCGAGCAGTTCGTCCGCTACGGCGAGCTGCGGTACCCGCATCTGGCCGACTGGGGCATCCCGACGGCCAGGGCGATCGTGGGGGTGCGCGCGGTGCTGCCCGAGATTCCGCTGGTGGCTTCCGGCGGGATCCGCACCGGTATGGACGCGGCCAAGGCCATCGCGCTGGGTGCCGACGTCGTGGCGGTGGCTCGCCCCCTCCTCCCGGCGGCGATCGATTCCGCTGCCGCCGTTGTCGATTGGCTGCAGCCGTTCATCGACGAGCTTCGAGTCTGCCTCCACGGCTGCGGCGCCGCAAATCTTTCCGGCCTGCGCGCTGTCGACCTCACACCCGCCTGA
- a CDS encoding PQQ-binding-like beta-propeller repeat protein, with protein MAAGLGGCANTDSWVEASAAAGWPAQYGDAANSSYTATNGATKLSLRWTRSVKGTLGAAPALTARGYLGLNAQTPAGCSLMEWENDHNGRQRWCVRLSQGGGFAGPLFDGFDNLYVGEPGAFLSFPVTQWTRWRQPVIGMPGTPRFLGSGQLLVATHLGQVLVFQAHRGAVVGSPMDLVEGVDPTDATRGLADCGPARQGCPVAAAPAFSAASRMAVLGVWQPGAPAAGLVGLKYHPGQTPLLSREWASDAVGAGVIASPVLSADGSTVYVNGRDQRLWALHATDGKVKWSMPLGFLAQTSPAVTPEGLIVSGGGPDTRLVAFKDAGDHADQAWRRDDVVPLSSSSLAGAGVGYTVISGPAANGAPGMSLLVFDPGNGHTQGSYPLPAATGHPVGVSVGTDRRVVAATSDGQVYGFAPA; from the coding sequence ATGGCGGCGGGGCTCGGCGGGTGCGCCAACACCGACTCGTGGGTGGAGGCGTCAGCCGCCGCCGGCTGGCCGGCGCAATACGGCGACGCCGCCAACAGCAGCTACACCGCAACCAACGGCGCCACCAAGCTGTCGTTGCGTTGGACGCGCTCGGTCAAGGGAACCTTGGGGGCGGCCCCGGCACTGACCGCGCGCGGCTATCTGGGCCTCAACGCGCAGACCCCGGCCGGATGCTCGCTGATGGAATGGGAGAACGACCACAACGGCCGGCAGCGCTGGTGTGTGCGGCTGTCCCAGGGTGGCGGGTTTGCGGGCCCGCTCTTCGACGGGTTCGACAACCTCTACGTCGGTGAGCCCGGCGCGTTCCTCTCCTTCCCGGTGACGCAGTGGACGCGATGGCGGCAGCCGGTGATCGGAATGCCCGGAACGCCAAGGTTTCTCGGGAGCGGGCAGCTGCTGGTCGCGACACACCTGGGGCAGGTGCTGGTTTTCCAGGCACACCGCGGCGCGGTGGTCGGCAGCCCGATGGATCTGGTGGAGGGTGTCGATCCCACCGATGCGACGCGCGGGTTGGCCGATTGCGGGCCGGCCCGGCAGGGCTGCCCGGTGGCCGCCGCGCCCGCCTTCTCGGCGGCCAGCCGGATGGCGGTGCTCGGTGTCTGGCAGCCGGGCGCCCCGGCCGCGGGGCTGGTTGGGCTGAAGTATCACCCCGGACAGACGCCGCTGCTGTCCCGCGAGTGGGCCAGCGACGCCGTCGGCGCCGGTGTCATCGCCAGCCCGGTGCTATCCGCCGACGGGTCGACCGTCTACGTCAACGGCCGCGACCAACGACTGTGGGCATTGCACGCCACCGACGGGAAAGTGAAGTGGTCCATGCCGTTGGGGTTCCTGGCGCAGACGTCGCCGGCGGTCACGCCCGAGGGCCTCATCGTGTCCGGCGGCGGCCCCGACACCCGGCTGGTGGCGTTCAAGGACGCGGGCGATCACGCCGATCAGGCGTGGCGCCGCGACGACGTCGTCCCCCTGTCGTCTTCCAGCCTGGCCGGTGCCGGCGTGGGCTACACGGTGATCAGCGGCCCCGCCGCGAACGGCGCGCCCGGTATGTCGCTGCTGGTCTTCGACCCCGGCAACGGTCACACGCAGGGCAGTTACCCGCTTCCGGCGGCCACCGGCCATCCCGTCGGGGTCTCGGTCGGCACCGATCGCCGCGTGGTGGCCGCGACCAGCGACGGCCAAGTGTACGGCTTCGCGCCGGCCTGA
- a CDS encoding TspO/MBR family protein, whose protein sequence is MNRFTLAATSLAAAVAAGTGSFASADSVSGWYARLRKPPYQPPSAAFPVAWTTLYGDIAVTSAVAIDRFREAGQPDKARRYAAALGFNLVLNAAWSWLFFRFHKLGASAVGAAALTVSSADLARRAAQADPRAGLALSAYPLWCSFATVLATHVWRLNR, encoded by the coding sequence ATGAACAGGTTCACGCTGGCCGCGACCAGCCTCGCCGCCGCCGTCGCCGCCGGAACCGGAAGCTTCGCCAGCGCCGACAGCGTGTCCGGCTGGTATGCGCGGCTGCGCAAGCCGCCGTACCAGCCGCCCAGCGCCGCCTTCCCGGTGGCATGGACCACGCTCTACGGCGACATCGCGGTCACGTCCGCGGTGGCCATCGACCGGTTCCGGGAGGCGGGACAACCGGACAAGGCGCGCCGCTACGCCGCGGCGCTCGGGTTCAACCTTGTGCTCAACGCCGCATGGAGTTGGCTGTTCTTCCGTTTCCACAAGCTCGGCGCGTCGGCGGTCGGTGCCGCCGCGCTGACGGTCAGCAGCGCCGACCTCGCGCGTCGGGCGGCCCAGGCCGATCCGCGGGCCGGACTGGCTCTGTCGGCATATCCGCTGTGGTGTTCCTTCGCAACGGTCCTGGCCACCCATGTGTGGCGGCTCAACCGCTGA